In the genome of Thermotoga sp., one region contains:
- a CDS encoding alkaline phosphatase family protein, which produces GFLAYILHLREVGSLVNMIELSPLGFPRDSVLRIHSFRFTTIFQMLQRKVRSFFLVPRYLLGTGFSRLMSQGAEQVGFSSFGDMIEKSLEILEQQETILVFIYWPSLDSIAHKMGIGKAYFRELRWLYKILKSELIERLRSDTLFFMVSDHGQISTPSEKEVVWNSSSEVMRFLDRPPAGEQRMMYLYTKRKKALVEYLVGKYADFAIFIDSRKATRLFGTGRNHPEFIHRIGDVILIAKENFSFNYRYTGKEESLAGRHGSLTHQELVVPLVVYRR; this is translated from the coding sequence ACGGTTTCTTGGCTTACATCCTTCACCTCCGAGAAGTAGGCAGTCTTGTAAACATGATAGAGCTGTCTCCCCTGGGTTTTCCTCGAGACAGCGTGCTTAGAATCCATAGCTTCCGATTCACAACCATATTTCAAATGCTTCAAAGAAAGGTTCGGTCTTTCTTTCTCGTCCCCAGGTATCTACTGGGGACAGGCTTCTCTAGACTCATGTCCCAGGGAGCCGAGCAGGTTGGTTTTTCCAGCTTCGGCGATATGATCGAGAAATCGCTGGAGATATTGGAACAGCAAGAAACAATACTCGTCTTCATCTATTGGCCCTCTCTGGATTCAATCGCGCACAAGATGGGAATTGGAAAAGCCTATTTCAGAGAACTCAGGTGGCTGTATAAGATTTTGAAATCAGAACTCATCGAGAGACTGAGATCGGACACTCTCTTTTTCATGGTGAGCGATCATGGGCAGATTTCAACACCTTCAGAGAAGGAAGTGGTGTGGAACAGCTCGTCAGAGGTAATGAGATTCCTTGACAGGCCTCCTGCTGGTGAACAGAGGATGATGTATCTTTACACAAAAAGAAAAAAAGCTTTGGTAGAATATCTCGTAGGGAAGTACGCGGATTTTGCAATCTTCATTGACTCCAGAAAGGCTACGCGCCTTTTTGGGACGGGAAGAAATCATCCTGAATTCATACACAGAATTGGTGACGTAATTTTGATAGCGAAAGAGAACTTCTCCTTCAACTACAGGTACACGGGAAAAGAAGAAAGTCTTGCTGGAAGGCACGGGAGTCTTACTCATCAAGAGCTAGTGGTTCCCTTGGTGGTTTACCGGAGGTGA
- a CDS encoding ribonuclease H-like YkuK family protein produces the protein MKKFTQGYKYEVFVGTDSDIKDGEVVYATVIVVYRLGNGATYFYTVYKDGKNRDLYTRIFKEAEMSLEMARFVEKVLELGKPVVHLDIGYDGLTRDLVSSVIGYVKGMGYPYQVKPDSFAATKIAHKHTK, from the coding sequence ATAAAAAAGTTCACACAAGGATACAAATACGAGGTCTTCGTGGGAACGGACAGCGACATCAAAGACGGGGAGGTTGTGTACGCTACAGTGATCGTGGTGTACCGGCTTGGGAATGGCGCCACTTATTTTTACACTGTCTACAAAGATGGAAAAAATAGAGATCTATACACAAGGATATTCAAAGAAGCGGAAATGAGTCTGGAGATGGCTAGGTTCGTGGAAAAGGTTCTAGAGCTGGGAAAACCCGTGGTCCATCTGGATATTGGGTACGATGGTCTCACAAGGGACTTGGTCTCCTCTGTAATAGGTTACGTGAAGGGAATGGGATACCCTTACCAGGTAAAACCAGATTCTTTTGCCGCAACGAAAATCGCCCATAAACACACCAAATGA
- a CDS encoding ComF family protein, with protein sequence MLNCLYMNTCLLCEREISPLSSLCERCKAEIVEKGPSFYHESHRSYEIFVYSIYTGRLEEVIKLYKYHHEISLSSFLVEVLIRLYGYFQRKADAITWVPSSFSSLEERGFDHMELIAKRFARSLAIPSVKILENISEGRQVEREREERKKLGRFICRKHPPHRVILLDDVITTGTSVKDCARTLLKNGAERVFVYVLAKAK encoded by the coding sequence ATGTTGAACTGTCTTTATATGAACACGTGCCTTCTCTGTGAAAGGGAGATTTCCCCACTTTCCTCTCTTTGTGAAAGGTGCAAGGCAGAGATCGTGGAAAAAGGGCCATCCTTCTATCACGAGTCCCACAGAAGCTACGAGATTTTCGTTTATTCCATCTACACCGGCAGATTAGAAGAGGTGATAAAGCTCTACAAGTATCATCATGAAATTTCACTTTCAAGTTTTCTTGTAGAAGTTCTCATCAGGTTGTACGGCTATTTTCAAAGAAAAGCGGATGCCATCACCTGGGTACCGTCTTCCTTCAGCTCACTCGAAGAAAGAGGTTTCGATCATATGGAGTTGATAGCAAAGAGATTCGCCAGAAGCCTTGCCATCCCTTCTGTAAAGATCCTTGAAAACATCTCAGAAGGAAGGCAGGTGGAGAGAGAAAGAGAAGAGAGAAAAAAGCTGGGGAGGTTCATATGCCGAAAACACCCTCCACACAGGGTTATACTGCTGGACGATGTGATAACAACCGGAACGAGCGTGAAAGACTGCGCGCGAACACTTCTTAAAAACGGTGCGGAGAGGGTCTTCGTGTACGTTCTGGCGAAGGCTAAGTGA
- a CDS encoding glycerate kinase — MSGAELLKTAIEIVEKSIESVLPDRAVKDTLERLNLKDVFLVAVGKAAWRMAKAAHEVLNGKIKRGIVITKYGHSEGPIDGFEIYEAGHPIPDGNTVRATRRVMEMVEKLREKDTVLFLLSGGGSALFELPMEGVSLEELQEITDSLLKSGAKVEEINTVRKHLSQVKGGRFAEKIYPAKVITLVLSDVLGDRIDVVASGPTWPDRSTSEEAIRILERYKISVSDRVKKALLKETPEYLSNVEVHVLGNVQKVCEAAKRIAVEKGFNTEILTTTLDCEAKEAGRFIASIMREIKEKNRPLRKPAAVIFGGETVVHVKGNGMGGRNQELALSAAIALEGLEGVVLCSVGTDGTDGPTDAAGGVVDGKTAAILKEMGEDPLEYLESNDSYNALKKAGALLKTGPTGTNVNDLIIGLIT; from the coding sequence TTGTCTGGTGCTGAATTACTGAAAACAGCGATCGAGATAGTAGAAAAATCTATAGAATCTGTGTTACCGGATAGGGCAGTGAAAGATACACTTGAAAGATTGAACCTGAAAGACGTCTTTCTCGTGGCAGTTGGAAAGGCGGCATGGCGAATGGCAAAAGCCGCCCATGAGGTTCTGAATGGAAAGATAAAGAGAGGAATTGTGATTACAAAGTATGGACACAGTGAAGGCCCCATCGACGGCTTTGAAATATACGAGGCAGGACATCCAATCCCAGATGGGAACACCGTAAGAGCCACCCGAAGAGTTATGGAGATGGTTGAAAAATTGAGGGAGAAAGACACCGTTCTCTTTCTCCTGTCTGGTGGAGGTTCTGCGTTGTTTGAACTGCCCATGGAGGGTGTCTCCCTTGAGGAACTGCAAGAGATAACCGATTCGCTGTTGAAGAGCGGCGCAAAGGTAGAGGAGATAAACACCGTGAGAAAGCACCTTTCACAAGTGAAAGGGGGAAGATTTGCCGAGAAAATATACCCCGCGAAGGTGATCACACTTGTTCTCTCCGATGTTTTGGGTGATAGGATCGACGTTGTGGCTTCCGGTCCAACCTGGCCAGATAGATCGACTTCGGAGGAAGCCATCAGAATCCTGGAAAGATACAAAATCAGCGTGAGTGACAGGGTGAAGAAAGCCCTTTTGAAAGAAACTCCAGAGTATCTTTCAAACGTGGAAGTCCACGTTCTGGGAAACGTTCAGAAGGTGTGTGAGGCAGCAAAGAGGATAGCTGTCGAGAAAGGTTTTAACACTGAGATACTAACAACCACGCTGGATTGTGAAGCAAAAGAAGCTGGAAGGTTCATCGCCAGCATCATGAGGGAGATCAAAGAGAAGAACAGACCGTTGAGGAAACCCGCTGCAGTGATCTTCGGTGGAGAAACAGTGGTGCACGTGAAGGGGAATGGGATGGGAGGGAGAAACCAGGAGCTCGCACTTTCGGCAGCAATTGCTCTCGAAGGACTGGAGGGAGTGGTTCTATGTTCTGTTGGAACAGATGGAACAGATGGGCCCACTGATGCAGCAGGAGGAGTTGTCGATGGAAAAACCGCTGCCATTTTAAAAGAAATGGGAGAAGATCCCCTTGAATACCTCGAAAGCAACGACTCCTATAACGCGCTGAAAAAGGCAGGGGCCCTTCTCAAGACGGGACCAACTGGAACAAACGTCAACGATCTGATCATCGGTTTGATCACTTAG
- a CDS encoding nitroreductase family protein, whose amino-acid sequence MDIFEAIERRHSVRDFLESKLPESIKKEIENLSLKSITRKYDWKVNLSTFPSYIYAVTEKNFEELVDYGFQGEQIVLFLTIKNFGTCWMALSPQPNIPYIIAFGYPKRRNFVRVRKPIDSFLENDIEELPPEIVRVVEMSVLAPSAMNRQPWKIRFTGGELCISSRSPVDLGIALSHAYLVAREIFKREPEIVRKGEDAYCLVLNY is encoded by the coding sequence GTGGATATCTTTGAGGCGATCGAGAGAAGGCACTCGGTGCGGGATTTTCTGGAGAGCAAGCTGCCAGAGAGTATAAAAAAAGAGATAGAAAACCTCTCTTTGAAGTCTATCACAAGAAAGTACGACTGGAAAGTAAATCTTTCCACTTTTCCGAGTTACATTTATGCAGTAACTGAAAAAAACTTTGAAGAATTGGTAGACTACGGTTTTCAGGGAGAACAAATCGTTCTCTTCCTCACTATAAAAAACTTTGGAACCTGCTGGATGGCCCTCTCGCCACAACCCAACATTCCCTACATAATAGCCTTCGGGTACCCTAAGAGAAGGAATTTCGTGAGAGTCAGGAAACCCATTGACTCGTTTCTAGAAAACGACATAGAAGAGCTCCCACCGGAGATTGTGAGAGTAGTGGAGATGTCTGTCCTGGCGCCATCTGCCATGAACAGGCAACCATGGAAGATAAGGTTCACGGGTGGAGAACTCTGTATTTCTTCCAGAAGCCCTGTGGATCTTGGGATAGCCTTGTCGCATGCGTATCTTGTTGCACGAGAGATATTTAAAAGAGAACCAGAAATTGTAAGGAAGGGAGAAGATGCATATTGTCTGGTGCTGAATTACTGA
- a CDS encoding diguanylate cyclase, with product MERQKRKRGKEVAFLVINLDNFKMINDRYFHRVGGQTFKIRCPRDNQKHQKNGLCCEAWR from the coding sequence ATGGAAAGGCAAAAGCGAAAGAGAGGAAAGGAAGTAGCGTTTCTCGTGATAAACCTGGACAACTTCAAGATGATAAACGACCGCTATTTCCACAGAGTGGGGGGACAAACTTTTAAAATACGTTGCCCAAGAGATAACCAAAAACATCAGAAAAACGGACTGTGCTGTGAGGCTTGGAGGTGA
- a CDS encoding diguanylate cyclase — MRKTDCAVRLGGDEILVVFPETDEKTEEGIAKRSEKKLLFSPLGLPLKYSYGIDTRKPGKDIENVVRKADPQMYSLKSLRKAKTDSVWGNRYGAVAKIKKSEGCRHERTQKRGDMKMAKNIPPTCYRQETSQEQTP, encoded by the coding sequence ATCAGAAAAACGGACTGTGCTGTGAGGCTTGGAGGTGATGAAATACTGGTTGTCTTTCCAGAAACGGATGAGAAAACAGAAGAAGGCATCGCAAAGAGATCGGAAAAGAAACTCCTGTTCAGTCCACTTGGCCTTCCTTTGAAATATTCTTACGGTATAGACACACGGAAACCAGGTAAGGATATAGAAAACGTCGTGCGAAAAGCTGATCCTCAGATGTATTCCCTGAAAAGCTTGAGAAAGGCAAAAACAGATTCTGTCTGGGGAAACAGATATGGGGCTGTTGCAAAAATTAAAAAGAGTGAGGGATGCCGACACGAGAGAACACAAAAAAGAGGTGATATGAAGATGGCAAAAAATATACCACCCACATGTTACAGACAAGAAACCTCACAAGAGCAAACACCATAG
- the rpsO gene encoding 30S ribosomal protein S15 has protein sequence MSLDPEKKSEIIKEFQIHENDTGSVEVQIALLTARIKHLTEHLKKHPKDFHSRRGLMKMIGRRRKLLKYLRRTKPEVYRELIIKLGIRK, from the coding sequence GTGTCTCTCGACCCAGAGAAGAAGAGTGAGATCATCAAAGAGTTCCAGATCCACGAGAACGACACCGGATCCGTTGAGGTACAGATCGCTCTCCTCACAGCGAGGATTAAGCACCTGACAGAACACTTGAAGAAACACCCCAAAGATTTTCATTCCAGAAGAGGACTCATGAAGATGATAGGAAGAAGAAGAAAGCTTCTGAAGTATCTGCGCCGAACAAAACCAGAGGTTTACCGAGAGCTCATCATCAAGTTAGGAATCAGGAAATAA
- the pnp gene encoding polyribonucleotide nucleotidyltransferase, with protein MKEWRREILGKELVVQHGKVAKQSNGAVLVRLGDTAVLATANISDKVVEGIDFVPLTVEFQERFYAAGKIPGGFIKREGKPSESAILSARLIDRPIRPLFPKKLRNDVQVIVTVLSADPSVPPDVVGIFAASLALNFSKIPFEGIVAGIRIGYRDGQFIAFPTEEDIEKGLMDITVAGTKDAVTMVEGEAKEVSEEDMVKALRFAHSVIRALVDFQEKILSEFNVEKISVVEPTPPEGLVEVFNNLLDEEELERRILVKAKKERETALKEYEEKLLGQIAEALSVVDPEEIKPFVSELYEDAVKKTMRRLIVEKGIRADGRKPNEIRPISCEVGLFPRTHGSALFTRGETQSLGIVTLGAPMDVQIIDTLLEEGVKRFMLHYNFPPFCTGEVKPLRGPSRREIGHGHLAERALKNMLPPEEEFPYTIRVVSEILESNGSSSMATVCSGSLALMDAGVPIKKHVAGIAMGLILEEDAEVILTDIIGMEDHYGDMDFKVAGTRDGITAFQMDCKVSGVSDELLMKALMRAREARMYILDRMYETISVPRSHLSKYAPIIKVTKIDPDKVADVIGPGGRVIKKIIKDYEVKVEIDDETGLVKVVGNSEENVDNAIALIREIAKEIEVGEILEGKITRIEPYGLFIEVRPGKIGLLHQSKVGEDMRQFLKKVKVGDTIKVQVINIDDLGRLQFKRVKEESIQHGKIHNKRR; from the coding sequence ATGAAAGAGTGGCGACGAGAGATCCTTGGAAAAGAACTCGTAGTCCAACACGGAAAGGTGGCAAAACAGTCCAATGGAGCTGTGTTGGTGAGACTTGGGGACACCGCCGTTCTGGCAACGGCAAACATTTCTGACAAAGTAGTCGAGGGAATTGACTTTGTTCCACTGACCGTTGAGTTCCAGGAAAGATTCTACGCTGCCGGAAAGATCCCGGGCGGATTCATAAAGAGAGAGGGGAAACCCAGTGAATCTGCTATTCTCTCGGCTCGTCTCATCGACAGACCTATAAGGCCTCTCTTTCCAAAAAAACTCAGAAACGATGTGCAGGTGATAGTAACAGTTCTTTCAGCAGATCCCAGTGTTCCTCCGGATGTTGTTGGAATCTTTGCGGCATCACTCGCCCTGAACTTCTCTAAGATACCCTTTGAGGGGATAGTTGCAGGTATCAGAATAGGTTACAGGGATGGTCAGTTTATAGCCTTCCCCACTGAAGAAGATATCGAAAAAGGCCTCATGGACATCACCGTTGCGGGGACGAAAGATGCCGTTACCATGGTTGAGGGTGAAGCCAAAGAGGTCTCAGAAGAAGACATGGTGAAGGCTTTGAGATTTGCACACTCTGTGATAAGAGCACTCGTCGATTTCCAAGAGAAGATCCTGTCGGAGTTCAACGTGGAAAAGATATCTGTCGTTGAACCTACACCACCGGAAGGGCTTGTTGAAGTGTTCAACAATCTTTTGGACGAAGAGGAGCTCGAAAGAAGAATCCTTGTGAAAGCAAAGAAAGAAAGAGAAACAGCACTCAAGGAGTACGAAGAAAAGCTTCTTGGCCAAATAGCAGAGGCACTTTCCGTGGTCGATCCTGAAGAGATAAAACCTTTTGTTTCTGAACTCTACGAAGATGCTGTTAAAAAGACGATGAGACGTTTGATCGTCGAAAAAGGAATCAGGGCAGACGGAAGAAAGCCGAACGAGATCAGGCCCATTTCCTGCGAAGTGGGTCTCTTCCCGAGAACACACGGATCTGCATTGTTCACGAGGGGAGAAACGCAGAGCCTTGGAATTGTCACACTCGGTGCTCCCATGGACGTTCAGATCATCGATACGCTCCTCGAGGAAGGTGTTAAAAGATTTATGCTCCATTACAACTTTCCACCATTCTGCACCGGCGAAGTGAAACCTTTGAGAGGGCCAAGCAGAAGGGAGATAGGGCATGGTCACTTGGCAGAAAGGGCTTTGAAGAACATGCTACCACCTGAGGAGGAGTTTCCCTACACTATAAGAGTGGTTTCTGAAATTCTCGAATCCAACGGTTCTTCATCCATGGCGACGGTGTGCTCGGGATCCCTTGCTCTGATGGACGCGGGCGTCCCTATCAAAAAACACGTTGCCGGAATAGCAATGGGGCTCATCCTTGAAGAAGACGCTGAAGTCATCCTCACCGACATTATCGGAATGGAAGACCACTACGGTGATATGGACTTCAAGGTGGCGGGAACAAGAGACGGGATCACCGCCTTCCAGATGGACTGTAAGGTCTCGGGGGTTTCTGATGAGCTGCTCATGAAGGCTCTCATGCGGGCAAGAGAAGCAAGGATGTACATCCTCGACAGGATGTACGAAACTATCTCTGTGCCAAGGTCCCACCTTTCTAAGTACGCACCCATAATAAAAGTGACGAAGATCGATCCGGACAAGGTCGCCGACGTCATAGGTCCCGGCGGGAGGGTCATAAAGAAGATCATAAAGGATTACGAAGTGAAGGTAGAAATCGACGACGAAACGGGGCTTGTCAAGGTGGTTGGGAATTCCGAGGAAAATGTCGACAACGCGATTGCACTCATAAGAGAGATCGCCAAAGAAATAGAAGTGGGAGAGATTCTTGAAGGAAAGATTACAAGGATCGAGCCTTACGGTCTATTCATAGAGGTGAGACCTGGGAAAATCGGTTTGCTTCATCAGAGCAAAGTTGGAGAAGACATGAGGCAATTCTTGAAAAAGGTGAAGGTCGGTGATACGATAAAGGTACAGGTGATCAACATAGACGACCTCGGAAGACTCCAGTTCAAACGCGTGAAGGAGGAAAGCATTCAGCATGGAAAAATACACAATAAACGACGTTGA
- a CDS encoding pitrilysin family protein, translating into MEKYTINDVETFIIPFDKARTVSCAFLIKKGSVHEPEELAGISHFIEHMVFRGTEKYDRFSLKYTVEVVGGNLNAFTDRLATAYYAKVPEFHFEKSIDVLKELTFHPIFSPEDMEIERKIIIEEYKMSQDDPTSKLFDTLIETVWPGAYGRPIIGRKETIEKISAEDLREYHKKNYNLSDTKIVLAGKVNDQLLTFLEETLKDLKKTEKGNELPPPPSFHYTEPKYVLRNDLEQVHIAIAKPVCGRADRDIYPLFTLNTALGSGMSSILFHEIREKEGFVYDVFSQLYTLKETGILIVYAAFSPEKIEEFFKKLKAVLSSEKLFMKNYEYGKMRYLGKLEMITDNPSGMMSFVIENLSHGFLETLEDRVEKMKAVTQEEYRRVYERFVTGKWSVFGIGPEAGRILENYEMIV; encoded by the coding sequence ATGGAAAAATACACAATAAACGACGTTGAAACCTTCATCATACCGTTTGACAAGGCGCGGACAGTTTCCTGCGCCTTTTTAATTAAAAAAGGATCGGTACACGAACCAGAGGAACTCGCAGGAATATCCCACTTCATAGAACACATGGTGTTTCGAGGGACAGAAAAGTACGATCGTTTCTCTCTCAAGTACACTGTTGAAGTGGTTGGTGGGAATCTCAACGCTTTCACAGATAGACTCGCAACGGCGTACTATGCGAAGGTACCTGAGTTCCATTTTGAAAAGTCCATAGACGTTTTGAAAGAGCTGACTTTCCACCCAATTTTCTCGCCGGAGGACATGGAGATAGAACGAAAGATCATAATCGAAGAGTACAAGATGTCCCAGGACGATCCCACAAGCAAATTGTTCGACACTCTGATCGAAACGGTCTGGCCTGGAGCGTACGGAAGGCCGATCATAGGAAGAAAAGAGACCATAGAGAAGATCTCAGCGGAAGACCTCAGGGAATACCATAAGAAAAACTACAACCTTTCGGACACGAAGATCGTTCTTGCTGGAAAGGTGAACGATCAGCTTCTGACATTTCTCGAGGAGACTCTGAAGGATCTGAAAAAAACAGAAAAAGGAAACGAGCTTCCACCTCCACCATCTTTTCACTACACAGAGCCCAAGTACGTGCTGAGAAACGATCTGGAACAGGTGCACATCGCGATCGCAAAGCCTGTCTGCGGCAGGGCTGACAGAGATATATACCCTCTTTTCACCTTGAACACCGCCCTGGGAAGTGGTATGAGCTCGATTCTCTTTCACGAGATAAGAGAAAAGGAAGGCTTCGTCTACGACGTGTTCTCCCAGCTCTACACCTTGAAAGAAACGGGAATTCTGATCGTCTACGCTGCATTCTCTCCAGAGAAAATAGAAGAGTTTTTCAAGAAACTCAAAGCGGTTCTCTCCAGCGAAAAGCTTTTCATGAAAAACTACGAGTACGGAAAGATGAGATACCTTGGAAAACTCGAGATGATAACGGACAATCCGAGCGGGATGATGAGTTTTGTTATCGAAAACCTGTCGCACGGTTTCCTGGAAACTCTTGAAGATCGCGTGGAGAAAATGAAGGCCGTTACCCAGGAAGAGTATCGAAGAGTCTACGAGAGGTTTGTGACAGGGAAATGGAGTGTGTTTGGAATAGGCCCTGAAGCGGGAAGGATTCTGGAAAATTACGAGATGATCGTTTGA
- the guaB gene encoding IMP dehydrogenase, with product MKEALTFDDVLLIPQYSEVLPKDVKTETRLTRQIRINIPLVSAAMDTVTEAALAKALAREGGIGIIHKNLSPEEQAHQVSIVKKTENGIIYDPITVTPDMTVKEAVDLMAEYKIGGLPVVDEEGKLVGLLTNRDIRFEKNLSKRIKDLMTPREKLIVAPPDISLEKAKEILHEHRIEKLPLVSKENKLVGLITIKDILSVIEHPNAARDDKGRLLVGAAVGTGPDTMERVEKLVKAGVDVIVIDTAHGYSRRVIETLEMIKADYPDLPIVAGNVATSEGAEALIKAGADAVKVGVGPGSICTTRIVAGVGVPQLTAIMECSEVAKKHGIPIIADGGIRYSGDIVKALAAGAESVMVGSIFAGTEEAPGETILYQGRKYKAYRGMGSLGAMRSGSADRYGQEGENKFVPEGIEGMVPYKGTVKDVVHQLVGGLKAGMGYVGARTIKELQKRAVFVRVTPAGVKESHPHDIIITKEAPNYWIQT from the coding sequence ATGAAAGAAGCCCTAACGTTCGATGACGTACTGCTGATTCCCCAGTACAGCGAAGTTCTCCCGAAGGATGTGAAAACGGAAACAAGACTCACACGACAGATCCGAATAAACATTCCCCTTGTGAGTGCCGCCATGGATACTGTTACCGAAGCCGCTCTCGCCAAGGCTCTGGCAAGAGAAGGTGGAATAGGTATCATCCACAAGAACCTTTCCCCAGAGGAACAGGCGCACCAGGTGTCGATTGTGAAGAAGACAGAAAACGGTATCATCTACGATCCCATAACGGTGACACCGGACATGACCGTGAAAGAGGCAGTTGATCTGATGGCAGAGTACAAAATAGGTGGCCTTCCCGTCGTGGACGAAGAGGGAAAGCTCGTTGGTCTCCTCACAAACAGGGACATCAGGTTTGAAAAGAATCTCTCGAAGAGGATAAAAGACCTGATGACACCGAGAGAAAAGCTCATCGTAGCACCACCAGACATCTCTCTCGAAAAGGCAAAGGAGATTCTTCACGAGCACAGGATAGAAAAGCTTCCTCTTGTTTCCAAGGAAAATAAACTCGTTGGTTTGATCACCATCAAGGATATTCTGAGTGTAATAGAGCATCCCAACGCGGCAAGAGATGATAAAGGAAGACTTCTCGTTGGTGCTGCCGTCGGGACGGGTCCTGATACCATGGAGAGGGTGGAAAAACTCGTCAAAGCGGGTGTGGACGTTATCGTCATAGACACAGCACACGGCTATTCCAGAAGGGTGATAGAGACTCTTGAAATGATAAAGGCTGACTACCCAGATCTACCCATTGTAGCTGGAAACGTGGCCACATCTGAAGGAGCTGAAGCTCTCATAAAAGCAGGGGCAGATGCTGTGAAGGTCGGCGTGGGGCCAGGTTCTATATGCACCACAAGGATTGTCGCGGGTGTTGGGGTCCCACAGCTCACCGCCATCATGGAATGCTCTGAAGTGGCAAAGAAGCACGGCATTCCCATAATAGCAGATGGAGGCATTCGATACTCCGGTGACATCGTGAAGGCTTTGGCGGCAGGTGCCGAGAGTGTGATGGTTGGAAGCATCTTTGCGGGAACGGAAGAGGCACCAGGAGAGACGATACTGTATCAGGGAAGAAAGTACAAGGCCTACAGGGGAATGGGAAGTCTCGGTGCCATGAGATCCGGTAGTGCCGACAGATACGGACAAGAAGGGGAGAACAAGTTCGTTCCTGAGGGAATCGAGGGTATGGTGCCGTACAAAGGAACCGTCAAGGATGTGGTACACCAGCTCGTGGGGGGGTTAAAAGCCGGTATGGGATATGTGGGAGCCAGAACAATAAAAGAACTTCAGAAAAGAGCCGTCTTTGTGAGGGTTACACCCGCTGGTGTGAAAGAAAGTCATCCACACGATATCATCATAACGAAAGAAGCACCGAACTACTGGATTCAAACCTGA
- a CDS encoding tetratricopeptide repeat protein has product MVLFFLLSSSLLLAASLDEIKEVSKSNIQKAIDMFLNYVKEHPSDPKIEKMGEFLFAKKRLIEAHPSLSKEIVSEDLRGLVKKLRDETFTKEETELLKKVFPNLEPFVKGLQSLNDVLVYPLFWKLNVPLEIKDPDAFADDLIERFFENPFLFSYEVLTALSKIKNAREISFAIVRRIGNLPLEEERYPYLLRLFEIARIMGYDQLNTLEEEIRKYLSLMAKLTSPVSSDELKDLVSEYESLTIPKENLRKKLVLLSRERKAQVTRRNSYLYLLLVLPAFLFFFPRFRAFLYRTFGLKKRAASLYLKLLQKHPKNVKLRLKLARLYEELGMHEKAMKEYEIIKKLSQV; this is encoded by the coding sequence GTGGTTTTGTTTTTCCTTCTTTCTTCTTCGCTCCTTTTAGCTGCCTCTCTCGATGAAATAAAGGAAGTTTCAAAAAGCAACATTCAGAAAGCCATCGACATGTTTCTGAACTACGTGAAGGAACATCCCTCCGATCCGAAGATCGAAAAAATGGGAGAATTTCTCTTTGCGAAGAAACGGTTGATTGAAGCCCATCCTTCCTTGTCCAAAGAAATTGTCTCGGAAGATCTCCGAGGGCTTGTGAAAAAACTTCGAGATGAGACGTTCACAAAAGAGGAAACTGAGCTTTTGAAGAAGGTCTTCCCGAATCTGGAGCCATTTGTGAAAGGTCTTCAGAGCTTGAACGATGTGCTTGTGTATCCTCTTTTCTGGAAACTGAACGTTCCTTTGGAGATAAAAGATCCAGATGCGTTTGCCGACGATCTCATCGAGAGATTTTTCGAAAATCCTTTTCTATTCTCGTACGAAGTACTTACTGCTCTTTCGAAGATCAAAAACGCCAGAGAGATAAGTTTTGCCATCGTGCGAAGGATAGGGAACCTTCCCTTGGAGGAGGAGAGGTATCCGTACCTTCTGAGACTCTTTGAAATCGCGAGGATCATGGGATACGACCAACTGAACACCCTGGAAGAGGAGATCAGAAAGTACCTCTCCTTAATGGCAAAATTGACGTCTCCTGTTTCTTCCGATGAATTGAAAGATCTTGTTTCTGAATACGAAAGTCTCACCATTCCCAAGGAAAATCTCAGAAAGAAACTAGTTTTGCTGTCTAGAGAAAGAAAAGCTCAAGTGACTCGCAGGAACTCATACCTTTACCTTCTTTTAGTTTTACCCGCCTTTTTGTTCTTCTTCCCGCGGTTCAGGGCGTTTCTCTACAGAACTTTTGGCTTAAAAAAAAGAGCAGCTTCACTCTATTTGAAGCTGCTCCAGAAACACCCGAAAAACGTGAAGCTCAGGCTGAAACTTGCTAGACTCTACGAAGAACTCGGTATGCATGAGAAAGCAATGAAAGAATACGAGATCATAAAGAAACTTTCTCAGGTTTGA